The DNA window CGATGTTTGGGACTCAAGGTCAGAAAAGTGAGGTGTTGGCATGTCCAAAATTCAGTCTCTTCTTGACTCTTATGCTAGTTATGTGAGTTTTCCCTGGCAAGGCGGCCTGTCCAGTCAAGAAAGAGTTTGGTTTTGTCGTTACGATCCGCCCGACGAACGGCGGCTGCGGGCCCGTCTAGGCGCCTTTGAGTTGGCCACCCGAGAAGCCAATCGTAAGTGGCTACCTCTGGATATTACCTACTCTTTCGAAACCTGGCTGGCCAATCACGAATACCGAGAACAGTTCTTTTACAATCCCAAAGGAGCCAATCCGGCCCTGGATTTGTTTCAGCAGGATCTGACCTCTGGGCTGCAACAAGATTTAGCTGCCGGCGATGAAACCACCGTGGCTGCTCTCATCGGTGCCGGCGCCCTGTTCGGACTTATTCGCGTCTCCAGGTTAATCGAATTGATAGCCCCCAGCGTTCGCGGTCGGTTACTAGTTTTCTTCCCCGGTACACGCCGCGGTTCAGTCTACCGTCTGTTAGATGCCCGCGATGGTTGGAACTATTTGGCAGTACCCATAGAAGCGGAGGAGAGGACGGAATGATATTAAA is part of the Bacillota bacterium genome and encodes:
- a CDS encoding DUF1788 domain-containing protein, encoding MSKIQSLLDSYASYVSFPWQGGLSSQERVWFCRYDPPDERRLRARLGAFELATREANRKWLPLDITYSFETWLANHEYREQFFYNPKGANPALDLFQQDLTSGLQQDLAAGDETTVAALIGAGALFGLIRVSRLIELIAPSVRGRLLVFFPGTRRGSVYRLLDARDGWNYLAVPIEAEERTE